A region from the Gemmatimonadota bacterium genome encodes:
- a CDS encoding biotin transporter BioY, with amino-acid sequence MRPDTRHWIHSPVATQALTQLAAVALLAAAARVAIPLPGTPVPVTLQPVAVLLVAGLLGAVPGALAVGTYVLAGALGLPLFAGGGAGLPWLMGPTGGYLAAFPVAAFVTGRVLAGRTGLLRTALGTGAGLAIIFLGGVSQLALVSGQGLGGAFRLGVLPFLPGAVIQAALAAALLAAIRGGRGVRG; translated from the coding sequence GTGCGACCCGACACCAGGCATTGGATCCATTCCCCGGTTGCGACCCAGGCCCTGACGCAACTCGCGGCCGTCGCCCTGCTGGCGGCTGCGGCGCGCGTGGCCATCCCGCTCCCGGGCACGCCCGTCCCGGTGACCCTGCAGCCGGTGGCGGTGCTGCTGGTTGCCGGGCTGCTCGGGGCTGTCCCAGGCGCCCTGGCGGTCGGCACCTACGTGCTGGCGGGGGCACTCGGTCTTCCCCTGTTCGCCGGCGGCGGTGCAGGTCTGCCCTGGCTGATGGGGCCGACCGGAGGCTATCTGGCCGCTTTCCCGGTCGCCGCCTTCGTGACCGGTCGGGTCCTGGCTGGGCGGACGGGCCTGCTGCGGACGGCGCTGGGGACCGGCGCCGGTCTGGCCATCATCTTCCTGGGCGGAGTGTCCCAGCTCGCGCTGGTGTCGGGACAGGGTCTGGGCGGCGCCTTCCGACTCGGCGTGCTGCCGTTCCTTCCCGGGGCCGTGATCCAGGCCGCGTTGGCAGCCGCGCTGCTGGCGGCGATCCGCGGAGGACGTGGCGTCCGGGGCTGA
- a CDS encoding acetyl-CoA C-acyltransferase, producing MNKATTPVLLRGSARTPIGRFLGGLSSLTAPDLGAIALRAAVQRSGIDLADVDEVIMGNVVTGGEGQAPARQAAVRGGVPATVPALTVNKVCGSGLKAVMLAAQAIKAGDARLILAGGMESMSNVPFYLRGLREGVKFGDQTVQDGLIYDGLWCSFGHCHMGGHAEYTAAKAGVSREDADQFSLRSHQKAIDAIEAGRFQDEIVPVEVKTRKGVTVVDTDESPRKDTSLEALGKLRPAFPNDAPKDIETLVVTAGNAPGLNDGAAAIAVCSLEYAEAHGLAVEAIITGYASGATEPKDLFFAPVQAVQKLMAKDGKSIGDYDLFEVNEAFAVQAIADMRQLQMDEAKVNINGGAVALGHPIGASGTRILVTLLGALADTGGSSGIATLCLGGGNAVALSVEKV from the coding sequence ATGAACAAGGCCACTACTCCCGTCCTCCTCAGAGGCTCGGCTCGCACCCCCATCGGGCGCTTCCTGGGGGGTCTGTCTTCGCTTACCGCTCCCGACCTCGGGGCCATCGCGCTGCGCGCGGCCGTGCAACGGTCGGGGATCGACCTCGCGGATGTGGACGAGGTGATCATGGGCAACGTCGTGACCGGCGGTGAAGGCCAGGCGCCCGCACGCCAGGCCGCCGTCCGCGGGGGTGTCCCAGCCACCGTGCCCGCGCTCACCGTCAACAAGGTGTGCGGCTCCGGTCTCAAGGCCGTGATGCTCGCCGCCCAGGCGATCAAGGCCGGAGACGCCCGACTGATCCTGGCCGGCGGCATGGAGTCGATGTCGAACGTACCCTTCTACCTGCGTGGGTTGCGCGAGGGCGTGAAGTTCGGCGACCAGACCGTGCAGGACGGGCTGATCTACGACGGCCTCTGGTGCTCCTTCGGCCACTGCCACATGGGCGGTCACGCCGAGTACACGGCGGCCAAGGCAGGCGTGAGCCGCGAGGACGCCGACCAGTTCAGCCTGCGCTCCCACCAGAAGGCCATCGACGCCATCGAAGCCGGCCGCTTCCAGGACGAGATCGTCCCGGTCGAGGTGAAGACGCGGAAGGGCGTGACGGTCGTCGACACCGACGAGTCGCCTCGCAAGGACACCTCCCTCGAAGCCCTGGGCAAGCTGCGTCCGGCGTTCCCGAACGACGCTCCCAAGGACATCGAGACCCTGGTGGTCACCGCCGGAAATGCCCCGGGGCTGAACGACGGTGCGGCCGCGATCGCCGTGTGCTCCTTGGAGTATGCCGAAGCGCACGGCCTGGCCGTGGAGGCCATCATCACCGGCTACGCGTCGGGCGCCACCGAACCCAAGGACCTCTTCTTCGCACCGGTGCAGGCGGTCCAGAAGCTGATGGCCAAGGACGGCAAATCCATCGGGGACTACGACTTGTTCGAGGTCAACGAGGCCTTCGCCGTCCAGGCCATCGCCGACATGCGTCAGCTGCAGATGGACGAGGCCAAGGTGAACATCAACGGCGGGGCGGTGGCGCTGGGGCACCCCATCGGCGCCTCGGGCACCCGCATCCTGGTGACCCTGCTGGGGGCGCTCGCAGACACCGGCGGCTCGTCCGGCATCGCCACACTTTGCCTGGGCGGGGGCAATGCGGTGGCGCTCTCCGTGGAGAAGGTGTAG
- a CDS encoding MBL fold metallo-hydrolase, translated as MSTPATPGGVTSFNVGTLRVHALEAGLQRLDGGAMFGVVPKPLWEKRIPADARNRIPLAMRCLLVEAPSALVLVDTGAGDKESEKFKDIYGLENAGTPTALEDAIRATGHQPEDVDIVVNTHLHFDHAGGNTRRGPGGEGAPVPSFPRARYVVQRREIEFARWDNPRIRASYLPPNYEPVAAAGLFDLLEGEAGVTEGVRVLPTPGHIPHHQSVLVESAGETVIFLGDVCPTSAHVPLPWIMGYDVEPLVTLDTKTWLWKRAVNEGWTLVFEHDPIVVSARLQGDPGRPELVQVVEAR; from the coding sequence ATGAGCACACCTGCGACTCCGGGAGGCGTGACCAGCTTCAACGTGGGCACGCTGCGTGTCCACGCGCTGGAGGCAGGACTGCAGCGCCTCGACGGCGGTGCCATGTTCGGCGTGGTGCCCAAGCCGCTCTGGGAGAAGCGAATCCCTGCCGACGCGCGCAACCGCATCCCGCTGGCCATGCGCTGCCTCCTGGTGGAGGCGCCCTCCGCGCTGGTGCTCGTCGATACCGGAGCAGGCGACAAGGAGTCCGAGAAGTTCAAGGACATCTACGGCCTGGAGAACGCCGGCACCCCCACCGCTCTGGAAGACGCCATCCGGGCGACGGGTCACCAACCCGAGGACGTGGACATCGTCGTAAACACGCATCTGCACTTCGACCATGCGGGCGGGAACACGCGACGAGGACCGGGCGGGGAAGGCGCCCCCGTGCCGTCGTTTCCGCGAGCGCGCTACGTGGTGCAGCGCCGGGAGATCGAGTTCGCCCGCTGGGACAACCCTCGCATCCGAGCCAGCTATCTGCCCCCCAACTACGAACCGGTGGCCGCCGCCGGCCTCTTCGACTTGCTCGAGGGCGAAGCCGGGGTCACTGAGGGAGTCCGGGTGCTGCCGACCCCCGGACACATTCCGCATCACCAGTCGGTGTTGGTGGAAAGCGCCGGCGAGACCGTGATCTTTCTGGGTGACGTGTGCCCGACCAGTGCCCACGTGCCCCTCCCCTGGATCATGGGCTACGACGTGGAGCCGCTCGTCACCCTCGACACCAAGACGTGGCTGTGGAAGCGGGCGGTCAACGAAGGCTGGACCCTGGTCTTCGAGCACGACCCGATCGTGGTGAGCGCGAGGCTCCAGGGTGACCCTGGTCGGCCGGAGTTGGTGCAGGTGGTGGAGGCACGGTGA
- a CDS encoding 3'-5' exonuclease, translating to MSASRPRSLVDRAYRLLESGPHTTLHVAAEVLGLSGHPGAASKAVFSLLGGDSRFAVDGEGVWSLAPGAVPVGQPLRELAFAVVDVETTGGPFARGHRITEVAVVEVRGGRVEESWHTLVHPGRPVPPSVFRLTGISDALLAGAPYFDEVATEVVRRIEGRVFVAHNVGFDWGFLSRQIGETSGTVPPVPRLCTVRLAKRLLPELRNRSLDGLADHFDVPIYERHRAHGDAMATARVLVRLLDLAERMGLSDLFALQRYLRYVPERRARRSRAQRDLFGRTPE from the coding sequence GTGAGCGCGAGCCGGCCTCGCTCCCTGGTCGACCGCGCCTATCGCCTCCTCGAATCGGGACCCCACACCACGCTCCACGTCGCGGCCGAGGTGTTGGGGCTGTCCGGGCATCCGGGGGCCGCGTCCAAGGCCGTCTTCTCGCTCCTGGGCGGAGACAGCCGTTTCGCAGTCGATGGGGAGGGCGTGTGGTCGCTGGCGCCCGGTGCCGTGCCGGTGGGACAGCCGCTGCGAGAGCTCGCCTTCGCCGTCGTGGATGTCGAGACGACAGGGGGCCCCTTCGCGCGGGGCCATCGCATCACGGAGGTAGCGGTCGTCGAGGTGCGGGGCGGTCGTGTGGAAGAGAGCTGGCACACGCTGGTGCACCCGGGACGCCCGGTCCCCCCTTCCGTCTTCCGCTTGACCGGAATCTCGGACGCCCTGTTGGCGGGTGCGCCCTACTTCGACGAGGTCGCCACCGAGGTGGTGCGGCGCATCGAAGGGCGCGTCTTCGTGGCCCACAACGTCGGGTTCGACTGGGGCTTCCTGTCGCGCCAGATCGGAGAGACCTCCGGCACCGTGCCGCCCGTGCCGCGGCTATGCACGGTTCGCTTGGCCAAGCGGCTGCTGCCCGAGTTGCGCAACCGCAGCCTCGACGGGTTGGCCGACCACTTCGACGTGCCCATCTACGAACGCCACCGCGCGCATGGGGATGCCATGGCCACCGCGCGAGTGCTGGTGCGGCTGTTGGATCTCGCCGAGCGCATGGGCCTCTCCGACCTGTTCGCCCTGCAGCGCTATCTTCGATACGTACCCGAGCGGCGCGCACGTCGCTCGCGCGCGCAACGAGACCTCTTCGGACGGACTCCAGAATGA
- a CDS encoding redox-sensing transcriptional repressor Rex, producing the protein MSRKISDSTVRRLSLYLRFLEEFEHEGVATVSSRQLASQGATTAAQVRKDLSLFGSFGKRGRGYEVADLARKLKAILGLGRRWRVALIGAGRIGSALAEYGDFRERGFDIVAVFDSDPAKVGRRLARLTVVAERDMERVLADTPVDIAIVAVPVGAAQAVVDRAAAAGVHGFLNFAPTQLHAPEGIALRDVNMSMELEALAYSLSQDADA; encoded by the coding sequence GTGTCCCGCAAGATCTCCGACTCGACCGTACGCCGGCTCTCGCTCTACCTCCGCTTCCTGGAGGAGTTCGAGCACGAGGGGGTCGCCACCGTCTCCAGCCGTCAGCTGGCCAGCCAGGGGGCGACCACCGCGGCACAGGTGCGCAAGGACCTCTCGCTGTTCGGCTCGTTCGGGAAGCGCGGGCGGGGCTATGAGGTTGCCGACCTGGCGCGGAAGCTGAAGGCCATTCTCGGCCTGGGACGGCGGTGGCGGGTGGCGTTGATCGGTGCGGGGCGGATCGGGTCGGCCCTGGCCGAATACGGGGACTTCCGGGAGCGAGGCTTCGATATCGTCGCCGTCTTCGACAGCGATCCGGCCAAGGTCGGGCGACGGCTCGCCCGCCTCACCGTGGTGGCCGAGCGCGACATGGAGCGCGTCCTGGCCGACACGCCTGTAGATATCGCCATCGTGGCCGTGCCCGTGGGAGCGGCGCAGGCCGTGGTGGACCGGGCAGCGGCGGCCGGGGTGCACGGGTTCCTCAACTTCGCGCCCACGCAGCTGCACGCTCCGGAAGGCATCGCCCTCCGGGACGTGAACATGTCCATGGAGCTGGAGGCGCTCGCCTACTCGCTGAGTCAGGACGCGGACGCGTGA
- a CDS encoding MFS transporter, producing MSESPRSLLARLGLDRRELRAWAMYDWANSAFATTVMAAVLPVYYQQVAGSGLPPGQALTYWGYTTSLALLLIAVASPVLGAAADFLGAKKRFLAGFVGLGVTFTAALWWVREGDWLYASAVFILGNIGFAGANVFYESLLPHIADHDEIDRVSTAGYAIGYVGGGLLLALNLAWILSPGTFGIPDTATASRLSLLSVSVWWLVFSVPVFRRVPEPPAHAWRAEAGQNPIRVGFQRVVGTLAEVRRFRQVFVFLIAFWCYNDGIGTIIKMATIYGADIGIGQTHLIGALLLVQFLGIPFTFAYGMLAGRIGTKRGIYLALVAYTGICVLGFFMRSAWHFWALAILVSMVQGGSQALSRSLFASMIPRDRSSEFFGFFSVGEKFAGIMGPLLFALINQVSGQSRYSIASLIVFFVIGMILLGRVDVDEGRRAARAEDERLARGLLVTH from the coding sequence GTGAGTGAATCCCCCCGATCGCTCCTGGCCCGTCTCGGCCTGGACCGGCGTGAGCTACGCGCCTGGGCGATGTACGACTGGGCGAACTCGGCCTTCGCCACGACCGTCATGGCTGCGGTCCTGCCGGTATACTATCAACAGGTCGCGGGCTCCGGCCTTCCGCCCGGGCAGGCGCTGACGTACTGGGGCTACACCACCAGCCTCGCACTGCTGTTGATCGCCGTCGCCTCCCCGGTCCTGGGCGCCGCTGCCGACTTCCTGGGAGCCAAGAAGCGGTTCCTGGCGGGGTTCGTCGGACTCGGCGTCACGTTCACAGCGGCCCTCTGGTGGGTGCGGGAAGGCGACTGGCTGTACGCGTCGGCCGTCTTCATCCTCGGCAACATCGGGTTCGCTGGGGCCAACGTCTTCTACGAGTCGCTCCTGCCCCACATCGCCGACCACGATGAGATCGATCGGGTGTCCACGGCGGGCTACGCGATCGGCTACGTCGGGGGGGGCCTGCTGCTGGCTCTCAACCTGGCCTGGATCCTATCGCCGGGAACGTTCGGCATACCCGACACCGCGACGGCATCCCGGTTGTCGCTGCTCAGCGTCTCGGTATGGTGGCTCGTGTTTTCGGTGCCGGTGTTCCGGCGCGTACCGGAGCCGCCTGCGCATGCCTGGCGGGCGGAGGCCGGCCAGAACCCCATCCGGGTCGGCTTTCAGCGCGTGGTGGGTACGTTGGCCGAGGTCCGGCGCTTCCGGCAGGTGTTCGTGTTCTTGATCGCGTTCTGGTGCTACAACGACGGCATCGGGACCATCATCAAGATGGCGACCATCTATGGCGCCGACATCGGGATCGGACAGACGCACCTGATCGGTGCGCTCCTTCTGGTCCAATTCCTGGGGATCCCCTTCACGTTCGCCTACGGAATGCTCGCCGGGCGGATCGGCACCAAACGCGGAATCTACCTCGCCCTGGTGGCGTACACCGGGATCTGCGTGCTCGGCTTCTTCATGCGCTCGGCGTGGCATTTCTGGGCACTCGCCATCCTGGTCTCCATGGTGCAGGGTGGGTCGCAGGCGCTGTCCCGCTCGCTCTTCGCGTCCATGATTCCCAGGGACCGCTCTTCGGAGTTCTTCGGGTTCTTCAGCGTGGGCGAGAAGTTTGCGGGGATCATGGGGCCGCTGCTCTTCGCCTTGATCAACCAGGTGTCGGGCCAGAGCCGCTACTCCATCGCCTCGTTGATCGTCTTCTTCGTGATCGGAATGATCCTGCTGGGTCGTGTCGACGTCGACGAAGGGCGCCGCGCCGCCCGCGCCGAGGACGAGCGCCTCGCCCGGGGCCTGCTGGTGACGCACTGA
- the rsmA gene encoding 16S rRNA (adenine(1518)-N(6)/adenine(1519)-N(6))-dimethyltransferase RsmA yields MTPRPSIDARHPKRSLGQNFLVDPRIADRIVAAVPIEPDDVTVEIGPGRGALTGRLLERASRLVVIELDDALAAHWEERAAQDPRLDVVHADALTVPLAGIADPDRLIVVGNIPYNITTPLLFHVLSRPRPRAVVVMVQREVADRIRAASGSKTYGALSVGVQAVADVERVLDVPAGAFRPRPNVESTVLRITPHRPPRLSAREEVGLRVLVRAAFQWRRKQMVKVLREHPDLALGAAASHVLDAVGLPPEARPDQVEPGRWVALVRALLEQDEPWGVTFRRALDRDLQSPASST; encoded by the coding sequence GTGACCCCCCGGCCATCCATCGACGCCCGGCATCCGAAGCGCTCACTCGGCCAGAACTTCCTGGTCGATCCGCGCATCGCCGATCGCATCGTGGCCGCCGTCCCCATCGAGCCCGACGATGTGACGGTGGAGATCGGACCCGGCCGCGGGGCGCTGACCGGACGGCTGCTCGAGCGGGCCTCTCGCCTGGTGGTGATCGAACTGGACGACGCTCTGGCCGCCCACTGGGAGGAGCGCGCCGCACAGGATCCCCGGCTGGACGTGGTGCACGCGGACGCGCTCACCGTACCGCTCGCTGGCATCGCGGATCCCGACCGGCTCATCGTAGTCGGCAACATCCCGTACAACATCACCACCCCTCTGCTCTTCCACGTCCTCTCCCGTCCGCGGCCCCGAGCCGTGGTGGTCATGGTGCAGAGGGAGGTCGCCGACCGCATTCGCGCAGCTTCCGGGAGCAAGACGTACGGAGCGCTGAGCGTGGGAGTGCAGGCCGTGGCTGACGTGGAACGCGTCCTGGACGTGCCCGCCGGTGCGTTCCGCCCGCGGCCCAACGTGGAGTCGACGGTGCTGCGCATCACGCCGCATCGGCCCCCTCGTTTGAGCGCGCGCGAGGAGGTCGGACTTCGCGTCCTGGTGCGGGCGGCCTTTCAGTGGCGCCGCAAACAGATGGTCAAAGTGCTCAGGGAGCATCCCGACCTGGCGCTCGGAGCCGCCGCTTCCCACGTTCTGGACGCGGTCGGGTTGCCTCCCGAGGCCAGACCCGATCAGGTCGAACCGGGGCGCTGGGTAGCACTGGTTCGAGCGCTGCTCGAGCAGGATGAACCTTGGGGCGTGACCTTCCGTCGAGCCCTGGACCGCGACCTCCAAAGCCCGGCATCGTCTACGTGA
- a CDS encoding GAF domain-containing SpoIIE family protein phosphatase: MTADGPAGPPLPETAIRTLEDFKRGLGIDIGLFLRRDGECVALEPGTTGRLDDFPYRALIESRVPGHLEVGVSGPLASQPVAELVARQVERALDHDHEVHFFTYELSERYEEINLLYSISETLGSILRLEDAAHAILNEVCDVLAAERGSLWVYDAQADLLNLVASVGRAGREEPITVDDADAVTARVFREGHPLMFGPEGSGGAADRRLPERRTDVRDSETVLSVPIRYTPPSGVPRTVGVINLVGRRNGERFNASDQKLLAAIASQVGAALENNRLIAKTLAQERMGREMQLAHDLQMKLLPAADRFPHAEVAARVRPAEQVGGDFYQLFPLGGGRVGVMIGDVSTHGFPAALIMTLVMSAAAIYAAEGGSPAGVLARVDGAVRDELETTEMYLTLFYGVIDPAAHRLVYANAGHPHAFRISPDGAAVRLVATDPPMGIAPEGRYGEKSSPWESEDLLLLFTDGLSDVLARDRRGNGEDRVIATVVADRTRPVAEIVAHLFDLAEESNGNMPADDRTAMLVRV; this comes from the coding sequence ATGACCGCGGACGGCCCGGCGGGGCCGCCGCTCCCCGAAACCGCGATCCGCACCCTCGAGGACTTCAAGCGGGGCCTCGGGATCGACATCGGTCTGTTCCTTCGGCGTGATGGCGAGTGCGTGGCACTCGAGCCCGGGACCACCGGACGGCTGGACGACTTCCCCTATCGCGCGCTCATCGAAAGTCGCGTGCCTGGACACCTCGAGGTTGGGGTTTCGGGACCGCTCGCCAGCCAACCCGTGGCCGAGCTGGTCGCGCGTCAGGTCGAGCGTGCGCTCGACCACGATCACGAGGTCCATTTCTTCACCTACGAGCTGTCGGAGCGCTACGAGGAGATCAACCTGCTGTATTCGATCTCCGAGACGCTGGGCTCGATCCTGCGCTTGGAGGACGCGGCCCACGCCATCCTCAACGAGGTGTGCGACGTCCTGGCCGCGGAGCGGGGGTCGCTGTGGGTGTATGATGCCCAGGCCGACCTGCTCAACCTGGTCGCCTCGGTCGGTCGGGCTGGCCGCGAAGAGCCCATCACGGTGGACGATGCCGATGCGGTGACTGCCCGTGTCTTCCGCGAGGGGCACCCACTGATGTTCGGCCCCGAGGGAAGTGGAGGGGCCGCGGACCGCCGTCTGCCCGAGCGCCGCACGGACGTGCGCGATTCGGAGACGGTGCTCTCGGTGCCGATCCGCTACACGCCTCCCTCCGGGGTGCCTCGCACGGTGGGCGTCATCAACCTGGTCGGCCGGCGCAACGGGGAACGCTTCAATGCCAGCGACCAGAAGCTGCTGGCCGCGATCGCCAGCCAGGTGGGTGCGGCGCTCGAGAACAACCGACTGATCGCCAAGACCCTGGCCCAGGAACGCATGGGGCGGGAGATGCAGCTCGCGCACGACCTGCAGATGAAGCTGCTCCCCGCCGCCGATCGCTTTCCGCACGCGGAGGTGGCGGCCCGGGTACGCCCGGCCGAGCAAGTGGGCGGAGACTTCTACCAGCTGTTCCCTTTGGGCGGCGGCCGTGTGGGCGTGATGATCGGGGACGTCTCCACCCATGGGTTCCCCGCCGCGCTGATCATGACGCTGGTCATGAGTGCCGCTGCCATCTACGCAGCGGAGGGCGGCTCACCCGCCGGCGTGCTGGCCCGCGTGGACGGGGCCGTACGCGACGAGCTGGAGACCACCGAGATGTACCTGACGCTGTTCTACGGTGTCATCGATCCGGCGGCCCATCGGCTCGTCTACGCGAACGCAGGGCACCCGCATGCCTTCCGCATCTCGCCGGACGGAGCGGCCGTGCGGCTGGTCGCCACCGACCCCCCGATGGGCATCGCGCCCGAGGGGCGCTACGGCGAGAAGAGCTCCCCCTGGGAGAGCGAAGACCTCCTGTTGCTGTTCACCGATGGTCTCTCGGACGTCCTCGCGCGCGACCGCCGCGGAAACGGCGAGGACCGCGTGATCGCGACCGTCGTGGCCGATCGCACACGTCCCGTGGCGGAGATCGTGGCCCACCTGTTCGACCTGGCAGAGGAGAGCAACGGCAACATGCCGGCGGACGACCGCACGGCCATGTTGGTCCGCGTGTGA
- a CDS encoding ATP-binding protein, giving the protein MTQDFLSLMGFGDPRLDDLVLELPNDLAAIESAVEYVVSALNGHADPRKLSLNLRVGLTEALSNAMLYGNRQDPAKRVRVEIMRAVSSITVRVTDEGPGFDPACVPDPTLPRNRRRPCGRGVFLMRQLMDEVHYNEQGNSVTLILRSGSGGLGGAPA; this is encoded by the coding sequence GTGACCCAGGATTTCCTGTCCCTCATGGGGTTCGGCGACCCACGGCTGGACGATCTCGTACTCGAGCTCCCCAACGACCTGGCGGCGATCGAGTCGGCGGTCGAGTACGTCGTCTCCGCCCTCAACGGACATGCCGATCCCCGCAAGCTCAGCCTGAACCTGCGCGTGGGTCTCACCGAGGCCCTGAGCAACGCGATGCTGTACGGGAACCGGCAGGACCCGGCCAAGCGGGTGCGCGTGGAGATCATGCGGGCCGTCAGCAGCATCACGGTGCGGGTCACGGACGAGGGGCCGGGATTCGATCCCGCCTGCGTGCCCGATCCCACGTTGCCGCGGAACCGGCGGCGCCCCTGCGGTCGCGGGGTGTTCCTGATGCGCCAGCTCATGGACGAAGTCCACTACAATGAGCAGGGCAATTCGGTGACCCTGATTCTCCGCTCGGGCTCGGGCGGTTTGGGGGGAGCCCCGGCATGA
- a CDS encoding STAS domain-containing protein produces the protein MGFTVSREGDITVVDVEGQLIVGNRQELKQRVLEELDKGEKTFVIDFSNTGYIDSSGLGVLVSLSKKIREQGGELRLAGLNEDLRTLFELTKLDTLFVIADSRAEALQGL, from the coding sequence ATGGGCTTCACCGTGTCTCGCGAAGGAGACATCACCGTGGTGGACGTCGAAGGTCAGCTCATCGTCGGGAACCGCCAAGAACTGAAGCAGCGCGTTCTCGAAGAGCTCGACAAGGGCGAGAAGACGTTCGTCATCGACTTCTCCAACACGGGGTACATCGACTCCTCGGGACTCGGCGTTCTGGTGAGTCTCTCGAAGAAGATCCGGGAGCAAGGAGGGGAGCTCAGGCTCGCGGGGCTCAACGAGGATCTCCGCACGCTCTTCGAGCTCACGAAGCTGGACACTCTGTTCGTCATCGCGGATTCAAGGGCCGAGGCGCTCCAGGGCCTGTGA
- a CDS encoding phosphate acyltransferase, translating to MSGTSTFLERLRERAGAARCRILLPEGEDPRVQEAAVRLQREKLARPVLMGAPAGLQVELRERFGEGDLPEVMGDPPGELLGRLRDESVARRGGKLSPAEASERLRDPLQQACALVGAGHADGALAGAVRSTPEVIRAALLGVGLAPGLATVSSSFYMDVASFRGLGPEVLTFTDAGVVPSPTPEQLADIALAACQARPRVVGDSPRVAFLSYSTLGSAAGPAVEHVRQAVECFRTLAPAIPAEGELQADAALMPAVAARKAPGSTVAGAANVLVFPDLDAGNIAYKLVQRLAGATALGPILQGLARPVNDLSRGASVEDIVWGACITALLAVEPA from the coding sequence TTGAGCGGAACCTCCACGTTCCTGGAGCGGCTCCGCGAGCGGGCTGGAGCCGCCCGTTGTCGCATTCTGCTCCCGGAGGGTGAAGACCCGCGCGTGCAGGAGGCGGCGGTGCGTCTGCAGCGGGAGAAGCTCGCGCGCCCCGTGCTCATGGGTGCGCCCGCCGGTCTGCAGGTCGAGCTGCGAGAGAGGTTCGGGGAAGGGGACCTTCCCGAGGTCATGGGTGACCCGCCGGGCGAGCTGTTGGGGCGCCTACGAGACGAGTCGGTGGCGCGGCGGGGCGGCAAGCTCTCTCCGGCGGAAGCCAGCGAGCGCCTGCGGGACCCGTTGCAGCAGGCGTGCGCGTTGGTCGGAGCGGGCCACGCCGACGGCGCGCTGGCCGGGGCCGTCCGGTCCACGCCCGAGGTGATCCGCGCCGCTCTGCTCGGCGTGGGTCTCGCACCCGGACTCGCGACCGTCTCCTCGTCGTTCTACATGGACGTGGCCTCCTTCCGCGGGCTGGGCCCCGAGGTGCTCACCTTCACGGACGCGGGCGTCGTCCCCAGCCCCACACCGGAACAGCTGGCGGACATTGCCCTGGCCGCCTGCCAGGCCCGCCCGCGGGTGGTCGGGGACAGCCCGCGAGTGGCCTTCCTCTCGTATTCGACGCTGGGGTCCGCGGCGGGCCCGGCCGTCGAGCACGTGCGGCAGGCGGTCGAGTGCTTTCGGACCCTGGCGCCGGCCATTCCCGCCGAAGGCGAGTTGCAGGCCGATGCGGCGCTGATGCCTGCCGTGGCTGCCCGCAAGGCCCCGGGATCGACCGTAGCGGGTGCCGCCAATGTGCTGGTCTTTCCGGATCTGGACGCCGGAAATATCGCCTACAAGCTCGTGCAGCGGCTCGCCGGGGCCACGGCCCTGGGCCCCATCCTCCAGGGGCTGGCCCGACCCGTGAACGACTTGTCGCGTGGCGCCTCCGTGGAGGACATCGTGTGGGGTGCCTGCATCACGGCCTTGCTGGCGGTGGAACCTGCCTGA
- the coaD gene encoding pantetheine-phosphate adenylyltransferase translates to MTDRPRIALYPGSFDPVTRGHEDIARRGLQLADRVIVAVAEVATQVKRPRFTIDQRLDMLAQSFAGEPAIQPARFSGLLVDYAREVGATLVIRGLRAVSDFEYEFQMAQMNRALSSELETVFLVPNHDFDYLSASLVREIASLGGDVSRFVAPHVAAALKGP, encoded by the coding sequence ATGACCGACCGTCCACGCATCGCGCTCTACCCAGGCTCGTTCGATCCCGTGACCCGCGGGCACGAGGACATCGCCCGTCGGGGATTGCAGCTCGCCGATCGGGTCATCGTGGCCGTGGCCGAGGTGGCCACGCAGGTAAAGCGTCCGCGGTTCACGATCGATCAGCGCCTGGACATGCTCGCGCAGTCGTTCGCGGGCGAACCGGCGATTCAACCGGCGCGCTTCTCGGGCTTGTTGGTGGACTACGCTCGCGAGGTGGGCGCCACGCTGGTCATCCGTGGTCTGCGCGCTGTCTCCGATTTCGAGTACGAGTTCCAGATGGCGCAGATGAACCGAGCGCTCTCCTCGGAGTTGGAGACCGTCTTCCTGGTCCCCAATCACGATTTCGACTACCTGTCGGCGTCGTTGGTGCGGGAGATCGCTTCCCTGGGGGGAGACGTGTCGCGCTTCGTGGCGCCGCACGTAGCGGCTGCGCTCAAAGGGCCTTGA